One window from the genome of Butyrivibrio proteoclasticus B316 encodes:
- a CDS encoding tyrosine-type recombinase/integrase, with the protein MAPRIPALSNAQKLNKITADLPECTQQYFYSGTSGKSILTRISYALDIRYFLDYLIAFAPSFLDKKVKELSIDDFRQIETSDINDFIKWMAESEHLSERTRARRRSSISGLYEYLINIEKRLEHNPVSGSASIEIPENDRVTYLNLEEQEKLLSCIKSGTGLTGRQLKYHEKYKKRDLAIIFLFLDTGLRISELQALNVSDVVIYEDLIDDNKSECYVLAVRKDRKNSLSTTKIYFSDESKAYIQDYLDSRKGNGEDTSDNSPLFTTTTGKRLSIREIQQMLKKYVAVSLNRNDISIGKLRSSFAMEFYKHEKNILILQQRLGHKSITATNMYARASDREEAVKDSRNWRQNKN; encoded by the coding sequence ATGGCACCAAGAATACCGGCCCTGTCCAATGCTCAAAAGCTAAATAAAATAACAGCCGATTTGCCTGAATGTACGCAGCAATACTTCTATTCAGGCACCTCTGGCAAATCAATTTTAACAAGGATATCCTATGCCCTTGATATCAGATACTTTTTGGATTATTTAATTGCATTTGCCCCGTCTTTTCTGGACAAGAAGGTTAAAGAGCTGTCCATAGATGATTTCAGGCAAATAGAGACTTCAGATATTAATGACTTTATCAAGTGGATGGCTGAGAGTGAGCATCTCTCAGAGAGGACAAGGGCTAGAAGAAGGTCTTCAATTTCCGGCCTTTATGAATATCTTATAAATATAGAGAAAAGGCTGGAACATAATCCCGTTTCAGGCTCAGCCTCCATCGAAATCCCTGAAAATGACCGTGTAACTTACCTTAATCTTGAAGAACAGGAGAAACTTTTAAGCTGCATTAAATCCGGAACAGGCCTTACCGGTCGCCAGCTCAAATATCATGAGAAGTATAAAAAAAGAGACCTGGCCATCATTTTTCTTTTTCTGGACACAGGTCTTAGAATATCAGAGCTCCAGGCTCTTAATGTATCTGATGTAGTAATATATGAAGATCTTATAGATGATAATAAAAGCGAGTGCTATGTTCTGGCAGTCCGCAAAGACAGAAAGAACTCACTTAGCACCACTAAAATATATTTCTCAGATGAATCCAAAGCGTATATACAGGACTACTTAGACTCAAGAAAAGGGAACGGTGAAGATACATCTGATAATTCCCCTCTTTTTACTACTACAACCGGAAAGCGCCTGTCTATCCGCGAGATTCAGCAGATGCTCAAAAAATATGTAGCCGTTTCATTAAACCGCAATGATATCAGTATAGGCAAACTCCGCTCCAGCTTTGCAATGGAGTTTTATAAGCATGAGAAAAATATCCTCATTCTCCAGCAGCGCCTTGGTCATAAATCAATTACTGCCACCAACATGTATGCCCGCGCCAGTGACCGTGAGGAAGCCGTCAAAGACTCCAGGAACTGGAGGCAAAATAAGAATTAA
- a CDS encoding GTPase, whose product MEKSNVLVVGFEGVGKSTLIKTVLGDEAMKKAQAVRSGRPEDFQIYENDKVPFRLIDTVGIEPGLFKEQRAVNAVKKWSSNAIKARRKEHQISAIWFCVDKYTSKLFPKTIDSFVEAVDYWDDVPIIVVITQSYGEDDVAKTREIVEKAFLSKKKYATKLTEIVSVIAKPKQTKEGEVIPPTGIVELIELTNSLLPVGFQASERDIAKYLLSRKRAMSHAVVSVATLAGITAGGIAMPVVDLMLLKPTESLELESIFKIWGIKKTKKTKDLLKLMVDIGTVSITGKTLVSSLKLIPGINLGAASINAIISGTIVFALGEASVYIFEQIATGKKTVDDIEWAQKILQDSLSNTVLDKIAYSAKKLSKGADKTEILDSVAQAFAKGATT is encoded by the coding sequence GTGGAAAAGTCAAATGTACTTGTTGTAGGTTTCGAAGGTGTAGGAAAATCCACCCTTATTAAAACTGTATTGGGTGATGAGGCTATGAAAAAGGCTCAGGCAGTCAGATCAGGCAGGCCTGAGGATTTCCAGATTTATGAAAATGACAAAGTGCCCTTCAGATTGATTGATACAGTCGGCATTGAGCCGGGACTTTTCAAGGAACAGAGGGCAGTCAACGCGGTCAAAAAGTGGTCAAGTAACGCCATAAAAGCCAGGAGAAAAGAGCACCAGATAAGTGCCATTTGGTTTTGCGTTGACAAATACACATCCAAGCTCTTTCCAAAGACAATCGATTCTTTTGTAGAGGCTGTTGACTATTGGGATGATGTTCCTATAATTGTCGTAATAACGCAGTCTTATGGAGAAGATGATGTTGCCAAGACCAGAGAGATTGTTGAGAAAGCTTTTTTATCCAAGAAAAAATATGCAACCAAGTTGACGGAAATCGTGTCGGTTATAGCCAAGCCTAAGCAGACCAAAGAAGGAGAAGTGATTCCGCCTACCGGAATTGTTGAACTTATCGAACTAACAAATAGCCTCCTTCCTGTCGGATTCCAGGCTTCTGAGAGGGATATAGCCAAGTACCTTTTATCAAGAAAAAGAGCTATGTCACACGCAGTGGTCAGCGTGGCTACACTAGCAGGAATCACCGCGGGCGGAATTGCTATGCCAGTGGTAGACCTTATGCTGCTAAAGCCTACAGAATCTTTGGAGTTAGAATCGATATTTAAAATCTGGGGAATAAAGAAAACCAAGAAGACCAAAGACTTGCTGAAGCTCATGGTGGATATAGGAACAGTCAGTATTACCGGAAAAACGCTTGTTTCGTCGCTTAAGCTGATCCCCGGAATCAATCTGGGGGCGGCTTCAATAAATGCTATTATTTCAGGTACTATTGTCTTTGCGCTTGGGGAAGCTTCAGTTTACATTTTTGAACAGATCGCCACAGGCAAGAAGACAGTTGATGATATCGAATGGGCACAGAAAATTTTACAGGATTCTTTATCCAATACAGTTCTGGATAAGATAGCTTATTCGGCTAAAAAGTTATCTAAGGGTGCGGATAAAACAGAGATTCTTGATTCTGTAGCTCAGGCATTTGCAAAAGGCGCAACAACATAA
- a CDS encoding glycoside hydrolase family 3 protein: MKSKFSKILSVLLTLTLLTGTYTLTGCSSVKGEAKVTRIMEQMSLDEKISQMIIPAIRTWNEENVTDLSAVPQLREALRRHQYGGIILFGSNITGNEQVTRLLHDLQDNNSQIEGVATHIPYLTPVDEEGGIVIRLTSGTRMTGNMAIGATTDSVKNAEETGRILGEELAALGFNADFAPDIDVNNNPSNPVIGTRSFSDDPDLVSKLGKAYAKGLSENNIIATYKHFPGHGDTSVDSHIGTPSVEKTYDEIKKTELVPFEAAIKDGAEMIMTAHITYPLIDEPKTFGDGVTQGFFPATMSKKIITDILRTDMGYDGVVVTDALEMDAIDDAGLVPGAKGSAEYSINIATEVINSGVDILLLPMDLKNAQAATFYDDYIAGIGAKVTSGEISQDRIDESVQRILTLKAKHGMLDDSDAANSDIEKNVSDSISIVGSKNHHDAEMNMARQAITVVKNDDNALPVSNETKNIFILGRQNADATTLQFAVDELKKGSFIAPDATINIDYYYDSSADVKLHYTDDMKDKISASDVVIGFSYASGNGALDKSGPQYIGITSAINDIHAAGGKFILVSENLPYDAAIYKDADAIVLAYMGSALGTDPTDKTDSGSGLKATNANIVAAIETVFGSNKAQGHLPVNVPDVTENSDGTLSYSSTYLYERGFGITD; this comes from the coding sequence ATGAAATCAAAGTTTTCCAAGATTTTATCAGTATTACTAACTCTGACTCTTTTAACAGGAACTTATACCCTGACTGGCTGCTCTTCTGTCAAGGGTGAAGCCAAAGTCACCCGGATAATGGAGCAGATGTCTCTTGATGAAAAGATCTCGCAAATGATAATCCCGGCAATCCGAACCTGGAACGAAGAAAATGTTACTGATCTATCTGCTGTTCCACAGCTAAGAGAGGCTCTAAGGCGCCACCAGTACGGCGGCATAATCCTGTTTGGTTCCAATATCACCGGAAATGAGCAGGTGACAAGACTATTACACGACCTTCAGGACAATAACAGTCAGATAGAAGGTGTGGCGACGCATATTCCTTACCTCACACCGGTTGACGAAGAAGGCGGAATCGTTATAAGGCTTACTTCCGGAACCCGTATGACCGGAAACATGGCAATCGGAGCAACTACAGATTCTGTTAAAAATGCAGAGGAAACCGGCAGGATTCTCGGAGAAGAGCTTGCTGCTCTCGGCTTTAATGCTGATTTTGCACCTGATATAGATGTAAATAATAATCCTTCAAACCCGGTTATCGGCACAAGGTCTTTTTCTGATGATCCAGATCTTGTCTCTAAGCTTGGAAAAGCTTATGCCAAGGGACTTTCAGAGAACAATATCATAGCTACATATAAGCATTTCCCGGGTCACGGTGACACAAGCGTTGACAGTCATATAGGCACTCCATCCGTTGAAAAGACCTATGATGAGATCAAAAAGACTGAACTTGTACCATTTGAAGCAGCGATCAAAGATGGCGCTGAGATGATAATGACAGCTCACATAACCTATCCTCTTATCGACGAACCCAAAACCTTTGGAGATGGTGTGACCCAAGGCTTTTTCCCGGCAACCATGTCCAAAAAGATAATTACAGACATATTAAGAACAGATATGGGCTATGACGGCGTTGTTGTTACCGATGCACTTGAAATGGATGCAATCGATGACGCGGGCCTTGTACCCGGAGCAAAGGGCTCTGCAGAATACAGCATAAATATTGCCACGGAAGTCATAAACAGTGGTGTAGACATACTCCTACTACCAATGGATCTTAAAAATGCTCAGGCAGCAACTTTCTATGATGACTATATTGCTGGTATTGGAGCTAAGGTTACTTCCGGAGAAATCAGCCAGGATAGAATTGACGAAAGCGTACAGCGCATTCTTACACTTAAAGCCAAGCATGGAATGTTGGACGATTCTGATGCAGCAAATTCTGATATAGAAAAAAATGTCTCAGACAGCATATCTATTGTTGGTTCCAAGAATCACCATGATGCTGAAATGAATATGGCAAGACAGGCTATTACAGTAGTAAAAAATGATGATAATGCTCTTCCGGTTTCAAACGAAACCAAAAACATCTTCATTCTTGGCAGGCAAAATGCTGATGCGACCACTTTGCAGTTCGCAGTTGATGAGCTTAAAAAAGGCTCTTTCATTGCTCCGGATGCCACAATAAACATTGACTATTACTATGATTCATCAGCAGACGTCAAGCTTCACTATACAGATGATATGAAAGATAAAATATCGGCTTCCGATGTAGTAATTGGTTTTTCCTACGCTTCGGGCAATGGTGCCCTCGATAAGAGCGGCCCCCAGTATATTGGAATAACAAGTGCTATCAATGATATCCATGCTGCCGGCGGAAAATTCATACTTGTAAGTGAAAATCTTCCATATGACGCTGCAATTTATAAGGATGCAGATGCAATTGTACTTGCCTACATGGGTTCTGCCCTTGGCACAGATCCTACTGATAAAACCGACAGCGGATCCGGTTTAAAAGCAACAAACGCCAACATCGTTGCTGCCATCGAGACTGTTTTTGGATCAAATAAAGCCCAGGGCCATCTTCCTGTTAATGTCCCTGACGTTACAGAAAACAGTGATGGTACCCTGAGCTATAGTTCTACATATCTATATGAGAGAGGTTTTGGTATTACAGACTGA
- a CDS encoding sensor histidine kinase produces the protein MKTGVAWYQSLKFRNKIQIICFIVSLIPVILLGAFCTIQSRRLLVSQEETNINNILDQAVSSLDHYLSLQEGIITTLAWDEAIQAAVDKSYSSNYEMFLANSEIFDSKFLMIQAMHPEIEGITLYTQTNLYPHGTTLKQLTDLSGYSWYEKALSAQKPFYIFDRDSGKFLLVYLLPCDLYKNVMTIALSYDYAFSDYQKLFEEDYAIGIYDNAGQLIFDHSSFPDAPAGDFFKQDLRATLDNDAGSGYFREVSSSATHGWNIVIFRPQEFITSTANSFILVIMGMIALCIISMLYLGVVLSKHLVEPLEKLANNMDQIQADNFTVTVRSRNNDEIAKLIGAFDNMAKRLESTIHELYTNKLAKQEYRLQMLQSQINPHFLYNCLSMINSKAILSGQSEISSIALQLSTFYRTTLNKGHSTTRLADEWRNTLSYLEIQRMLHSDSFEFSYDVDESLFECRSINLIIQPLVENAIVHGIRYNDKENYIGKIHICIKRDNDNILISVEDNGCGMDKNTLDNILTAETKGYGISNVDQRIKLYFGPEYGISYESEPGRGTTATIKLPGA, from the coding sequence ATGAAAACAGGCGTAGCATGGTATCAAAGCCTTAAATTCAGAAATAAAATTCAGATCATTTGTTTTATAGTTAGTCTGATTCCTGTAATACTATTAGGAGCCTTCTGCACTATACAGTCCAGGAGGCTTCTTGTTTCTCAGGAAGAGACCAATATCAATAATATACTGGATCAGGCAGTATCTTCACTTGATCATTATCTGTCGCTTCAGGAAGGGATCATCACCACTCTGGCCTGGGATGAAGCTATACAGGCTGCAGTTGACAAGAGCTACAGCAGCAATTATGAAATGTTTCTGGCAAATTCTGAGATTTTTGACTCCAAATTTCTTATGATACAGGCAATGCACCCCGAAATAGAGGGGATAACTCTGTATACTCAGACTAATCTGTATCCTCATGGGACTACGCTCAAACAGCTCACAGACCTCAGCGGATACAGCTGGTATGAAAAGGCTCTCTCTGCTCAGAAGCCCTTCTATATTTTTGACAGGGATAGCGGCAAGTTTTTGCTGGTCTATCTTCTTCCCTGTGATTTATATAAAAACGTCATGACCATAGCCCTGTCCTATGATTATGCTTTTTCAGATTACCAAAAACTATTTGAGGAAGATTATGCAATAGGAATATATGATAATGCAGGTCAACTGATCTTTGATCATTCATCTTTCCCGGATGCCCCTGCCGGCGATTTTTTTAAGCAGGATCTACGTGCTACGCTCGATAATGATGCCGGTTCAGGCTATTTCAGGGAAGTTTCTTCCAGCGCTACACACGGCTGGAACATAGTTATATTCAGGCCTCAGGAATTTATCACCAGTACAGCCAACTCTTTTATTCTGGTCATCATGGGTATGATCGCGCTTTGCATTATTTCTATGCTGTATCTGGGCGTTGTTCTGTCCAAGCATCTGGTAGAGCCATTGGAAAAGCTTGCCAACAATATGGACCAGATTCAGGCTGATAATTTCACGGTCACAGTCAGAAGCAGGAATAATGATGAAATAGCCAAGCTCATTGGTGCTTTTGACAACATGGCCAAACGTCTCGAGAGCACTATCCATGAACTGTATACCAACAAGCTTGCCAAACAGGAGTATCGGCTTCAGATGCTCCAATCACAGATAAATCCTCATTTTTTGTACAACTGTCTATCCATGATAAACAGCAAAGCTATACTCTCAGGCCAATCTGAGATCAGCAGCATTGCGCTCCAATTGTCGACCTTTTACAGAACAACGCTTAATAAAGGGCATAGCACTACCAGGCTGGCTGATGAATGGAGAAATACTCTTTCCTATCTCGAAATTCAGAGAATGCTCCACTCTGACTCATTTGAATTCAGTTATGATGTTGATGAATCATTATTTGAATGCAGGAGCATCAACCTGATAATTCAGCCTCTTGTCGAGAATGCCATTGTTCATGGCATAAGGTATAACGATAAAGAAAACTATATCGGAAAGATACATATTTGTATCAAACGGGATAATGACAATATTCTCATATCTGTTGAGGATAACGGCTGCGGCATGGATAAGAATACTTTGGATAATATACTGACTGCAGAAACCAAGGGCTATGGTATTAGCAATGTTGATCAGAGAATAAAGCTCTACTTCGGCCCGGAATACGGTATCAGTTACGAAAGTGAACCTGGACGTGGCACTACAGCTACAATAAAACTGCCCGGCGCATAG
- a CDS encoding EAL domain-containing protein — protein MEKKYLLNDIVAAMESGELQAYYQPQYNAKQGVIGGAEALVRWVKKDGTVVLPKDFIPILEEAGQLSLVDWFVVEDACKTIKQLGDRAVRISVNFGREHAGDGQFIEKLNRLVESYGIDKYYLGVEITESDVAADKEKVMNWVHDIEQAGYMVSIDDFGSGMSSMSFVKDVPARILKIDRSFLNDNCLTEKGKITLESVFYFAHRLNLITVVEGVETQEQLQFINTCDCDYIQGFIFSEPVPKGDFITMCVDEAPVEIKTTDPFDDQSAVFEQVRILIESVYKKFPVIKFANLSKNSYTFMRRENFLNSAIPETGTYDDCLRSVVDMTVPESKDEIEKAFNRKSLLDAYAAGKKRVLRIANQIDEHGNVHKVAIEDYFMENPRSKDVYIVSFLQSLDFEDGTYV, from the coding sequence ATGGAAAAGAAATATCTATTAAATGACATCGTTGCGGCCATGGAAAGCGGCGAGTTACAGGCTTATTATCAGCCACAGTACAACGCCAAACAAGGTGTTATAGGTGGAGCAGAAGCGCTTGTCAGATGGGTCAAAAAAGATGGTACCGTAGTACTTCCTAAAGATTTTATTCCTATTCTGGAAGAAGCAGGACAGCTTTCACTTGTTGACTGGTTTGTGGTAGAAGATGCTTGTAAGACAATTAAACAGCTTGGAGACAGAGCCGTTAGAATAAGCGTAAACTTTGGAAGAGAACACGCCGGAGATGGTCAGTTTATAGAAAAACTTAACAGATTGGTTGAGTCATACGGTATAGATAAATACTATTTGGGAGTAGAAATTACCGAATCTGATGTGGCGGCTGATAAAGAGAAAGTCATGAACTGGGTTCATGATATTGAGCAGGCCGGATACATGGTATCTATAGATGATTTTGGATCGGGAATGTCATCCATGTCCTTTGTTAAGGATGTTCCAGCCCGTATTCTTAAGATAGACAGGTCTTTTCTTAATGATAACTGCCTTACAGAAAAGGGTAAAATTACTCTCGAGTCAGTTTTTTACTTTGCTCACAGACTGAATCTTATTACCGTAGTTGAAGGAGTGGAAACTCAGGAGCAGCTGCAGTTTATAAATACCTGTGACTGTGATTATATTCAGGGATTTATTTTTTCTGAGCCTGTTCCAAAGGGTGATTTTATCACTATGTGCGTAGATGAAGCACCTGTAGAGATTAAGACTACGGATCCATTTGATGATCAATCAGCAGTATTTGAGCAGGTTAGAATTCTAATAGAGTCAGTTTATAAGAAGTTTCCTGTTATAAAATTTGCTAATCTTAGCAAGAATTCTTATACATTTATGAGACGCGAGAACTTTTTAAACTCAGCAATACCTGAGACAGGAACTTATGATGACTGTTTAAGAAGCGTTGTGGATATGACTGTACCTGAGTCAAAAGATGAAATAGAAAAGGCATTTAACAGAAAAAGTCTTCTTGATGCTTATGCTGCCGGTAAAAAACGGGTCCTGCGTATTGCCAATCAAATAGATGAACATGGGAATGTTCATAAAGTAGCTATTGAGGACTACTTTATGGAAAACCCCAGAAGTAAAGATGTATATATTGTTTCATTCCTTCAGAGTCTTGATTTTGAAGATGGAACCTATGTATGA